In Brachypodium distachyon strain Bd21 chromosome 2, Brachypodium_distachyon_v3.0, whole genome shotgun sequence, one genomic interval encodes:
- the LOC100826640 gene encoding gibberellin 2-beta-dioxygenase 1 has product MVVLAKGELEQIALPAAQSPPANVQAVDLSSARRSGPGRAAAARALVAACEEQGFFKVTGHGVAPALVRALDAAAAAFFALPQAEKEAAAGRPVGYASKRIGTAGDLGWIEYLLLCVAPGAGQALPVPASASFSTLPCAAAAAAAAASLSGSEPESSCPLRGLLEEYAAALRRMACEVLELMAEGLGLAPSDAISRLVSDGGSDNMLRVNHYPPRPELQAGKNQLLTGFGEHTDPQIISVLRSNGTSGLEIASPRDGAWASVPPDADSFFINVGDVLQVLTNGRFRSVKHRVVVNSERPRMSMIFFGGPPPGERLAPLRELLGDDGGRSRYREFTWKEYKSTGCRGRLAEDRLCLFEN; this is encoded by the exons ATGGTGGTCCTTGCCAAGGGCGAGCTGGAGCAGATAGCCCTCCCGGCAGCGCAGTCGCCGCCGGCCAACGTACAGGCAGTCGACCTCTCGTCCGCGCGCCGCTCGGGCCCCGgccgcgcggccgcggcgcgcgcgctgGTGGCGGCGTGCGAGGAGCAGGGCTTCTTCAAGGTGACCGGCCACGGcgtggcgccggcgctggtGCGCGCCCtggacgccgcggcggccgccttctTCGCGCTGCCGCAGGCCGAGAAGGAGGCCGCGGCCGGGCGGCCCGTCGGGTACGCCAGCAAGCGGATCGGCACGGCCGGCGACCTCGGCTGGATCGAGTACCTCCTGCTCTGCGtcgcccccggcgccggccaagCCCTGCCCGTCCCGGCCTCTGCCTCCTTCTCCACATtgccgtgcgccgccgccgccgccgccgccgccgcgtcgttGTCCGGCTCCGAGCCCGAGTCCTCCTGCCCCTTACG ggggctgttggagGAGTACGCGGCGGCGTTGCGGCGGATGGCGTGCGAGGTGCTGGAGCTGATGGCGGAAGGGCTGGGGCTCGCCCCGTCGGACGCGATCTCGCGGCTCGTGTccgacggcggcagcgacaACATGCTCCGGGTGAACCACTACCCGCCGCGGCCCGAGCTACAAGCTGGGAAGAACCAGTTGTTGACGGGGTTCGGCGAGCACACGGACCCGCAGATCATCTCCGTGCTCCGCTCCAACGGCACCTCCGGGCTGGAGATCGCCTCCCCGCGCGACGGCGCCTGGGCCTCCGTCCCGCCCGACGCCGACTCCTTCTTCATCAACGTCGGCGACGTCCTTCAG GTGTTGACGAACGGGAGGTTCAGGAGCGTGAAGCACAGGGTGGTGGTGAACAGCGAGAGGCCCAGGATGTCCATGATCTTCTTCGGCGGGCCGCCGCCCGGCGAGAGGCTGGCGCCGCTGCGGGAGCTGCTGGGAGACGACGGGGGGCGGAGCCGCTACAGGGAGTTCACCTGGAAGGAGTACAAGAGCACCGGCTGCAGGGGCAGGCTCGCTGAGGACCGGCTCTGCCTCTTCGAGAACTAG